The sequence GAACAAACTGGCCGGCTTGAACAACGCGACCTACGCCGATGTGTTCCACCTGCGCCCTGGGGTGGAAATCGTCAGCAAGACCCCGGACGGTGACCTGGTAGTGCAGGGTGACGTTGATTTGTCCGGTTATCGCTATGCAAGCCTTAACCCGCATACGCAGAAAACGTCGGTCTATGGCTCGGGTGAATCCGGCAGCTTGACCCTGCGCGCCGGTGGTGACCTGAACATCTATGGCAGCATCAACGATGGCTTTGCACCGCCACCGCCAACGGCGGAAGACAAAGGCTGGGTGCTGTTGCCGGGGGTGGACTTCACCGGTGGCGATATCGTTGTGCCCGCCAATGGCGTGACCCTGGCTGACGGTACGGCATTCCCGGCCGGTACCATGCTGAACTATGACTTGCCGATCAAGGGCCTGACCGTGGCCGCCGGTACCCGTTTACCGGTGCGCGCCACCCTGGACCAGGCATTGGTGTTACCGGCCGGGACGGTACTGTCTGCGGCGGTGCTGGATGCCTCGGGTAACCTGCTGCTGGCGGCCGGTACCTTGCTGGACTCAGCGCAGATCCTGGTAGTCGGCACCCAACTGGAGGCTGGCACCTTGCTGGTCGGGGGCACCCGATTGCGGGCCATGATCTGGCCCAAGGGCGTTCCCCTGCCTTCCGTGCACCTTGCGCCCAATGCGGCCAGCAATATCGTGAGCCTCAATGGCAATGTGGCGTTGCCACGCGGCGCTTTGATCCCCTCTGGCACCAACGTCAAGTTGCCAGGCAACGCGGAGTCGGTCCAACTGCGCCCGGAAGTGGCAGGGCGCCAAGGCCAGCTCTGGGCAATTGCGCCGATGCTCGCCGAGGGGTCGCAGTCCTGGTCGCTACGCCTGGTGGCAGGCGCGGATACCGAGGCGGCGGACAGTCGCATTTTGCAGGCAGCTCCACGTAGCGGCGACTTGCACTTGGCGGACAGTCACTACGGCATGTTTGCCAAGGAGTTGCCGTCCAAGGCCGTGCTGGTCTGGACGGCCCAGGCGGTTGAAGAACTGGCGGGATCGGGTATCGACGTCAAGGAGGGCGACCCGATCGATCAAAAACTGTTGGATGATCTTGGACAGGGCAGTATTGCCGACTTCTGCGCCAGCAGCCCCTCGTACTGCGCCCTCAAGGCCACGTATGTATGGACCCAGCAGGCTGTGGATGACCTGGCCAGTTCCGGGATCGATGTTCCGCTCGGCGGGGTGATCGATAACACGTTCCTCGAACAGTTTGGCACCACGGTCGATCAATTCTGTGCCGATACCCCAAGCTACTGCCTCGCGCAAAATGCCAAGGAGTACGGCGCGACACCTTCCAGTGCGCGCTTCAGCGTGATCCGCACCGGCACCGGTGACCTGCAACTGTTGAGCGCGGGCAACCTGAGCATGGACTCGTTGTATGGGGTCTACACCGCAGGCACATCCTCTGCCAGAACAGCGGCGGGCGATCCTTACAACCAACCCAAGGCACTGGGGCGGGCCGATACCGTGCTCAACGACGACCACAGTTATTTCGAGCAATTCGTCAACGGTGGCAGTGACAGCCTGTATCGCGCCTGGTACCCGCAGGGGGGTGGAAACCTGACCTTGGCGGTGGGCGGCAACCTGACGGGCAACATCGTTGCTCCCACGAGCAATGCGTTCTTGCGGCCTAACCCTCAGGATACCGGTACGGACTCGGCAGGCGTGGGTAACTGGCTGTGGCGTCAGGGCAGTGCGGGCGTGAACACCGGGGGCAAACCTCAGCCGACAGCCTGGTGGATCAATTTTGGCAGCGTAACGGCGACCGAGGCGGCTGATCAGTTGGTTGGCTTTACCGGCTTCGGCACCCTGGGCGGTGGTGATCTCGACGTGCAGGTAGGCGGCGATGCCGGCCTGCTGCGACGCATGGCCGGTAGCGCGGTCGACGGTTTCAGGGTCAACCCGCGCAGCCAAGGATTGGTCCTGGCCGTCGGCAGTACCGGGCGTGTGGCGGCTGACGGCAGCCTGCAGTTGACGGGCGGCGGCGATCTGCGTGTGCGCGTCGGTGGCACCTTGAACCCCGCCAGTGACCTGAGTAAGGAACTGCAGAACGGCCTGCTGGTGGACTTGCGTGGCAGCGCGCAGTTACTCAGTGGTGCGATGGGGCAGATTGACCTGCGCTATGGCAGTAATAAATCTGACCACAGCCCCGGTGAGACCCGTGCGTTCGATCCATTGCAGGCGACCCGTGGCCTGGCCACGGGCGGCATGACGCTGGTGCCGGGCGACGCGACCTTCAGCCTCGCCACTTTGGGTGACCTGGTCCTGCAGGACGTAGTCGATCCTGGTCGTGTGGGGTTGTTGAATACCTCCGCGTTCACCCGGGGCACCCAACACGGTACGGGGACCAGCTGGTTTTCGTTGTGGACCGAGCGCACGGCTATTGACCTGTTCTCGGCCGGCGGCAACTTGACGCCTTTCACCGGTATTGCCGCGTCTGACCTGGCGATCGTCTATCCGTCGATCCTTCGGGCGACGGCCGCCAGCGGCAGCCTCTATTACGGCAAGGCGGCTGCGTCGCAGATGCTGGATGTCACTTATTCTTCACCTTTGCTGCTAGCGCCTGGGGCCAAGAGTCAATTGCAGTTCCTGGCGCAGGACTCGATTTATGGCGGTGGCCTGTATGTCACCCCTTCGTCTGCCGACCCGGGCATCATGGCTACACCCTGGCAGCCGGCATTTGTCGGTCAGATTGGCGGTCAGGCAGTGGCGGGTGGCAGTAACCTTTCCGCCAACGGTAACCCGGTGAGCACTGAGGCTTTGCCGCTGTTTGTCTTCGGGGCTGCGAGTGCGTCATCGGCGTCCACCGCCTTGATGGAACCTGCGCGTTTTTATGCGCTGACCGGTGACCTGCTTGGCGTCAGCAGTGGGCGAGTCATCACCTTTGGTACCGGCCCCCAGGATGTCCATTCGGGGCAGACCTGGTACGAGGGCGGCGGGCCGGTGTGGATGATGGCGGGGCGCGACATCGTCAGCAGCGGCAGTCGCTTTGATGACATCGCCAGCCCTCAAGGTGCGCGGTCGCTGGGCAACCTGTTCATCCAGCGTAATCCCAACGATATTTCCGTTATCTCTGCCGGGCGCGACATCCTCTACAGCAACTTCCAGGTCGCCGGCCCCGGTACGCTGGAGCTGACGGCCGGGCGTAACATCCTGATGGAGGACAAAGTCAGCATCACCAGCCTCGGCCCCGTGGTCCCGGGCGATAACCGCCCCGGCGCGAGCATCGTTATGCAAGCCGGTGGCAGCAGCTCGGACTACCGCCGTTTCGTCGAGGCCTACCTCGAGCCGTCCAACCAACTGGCGGCGGGTGAACCGGTGACCTTGCAAAGCAAGAAAGTCGCCAAGACCTATGAGAAAGAACTGGCCACCTGGCTGGCCGAGCGCTTCGGGTTTGTCGGCGACACCGACCAGGCCCGTGCCTATTACGCGGCACTGCCGGCCGAGCAACAACGGGTATTTGCCCGTGACGTGTACTTCGCCGAGCTCAAGGTTGCCGGCCGTGAGTACAACCAGGACGGTGGCGTGCGCCAGGGCAGTTACGTGCGTGGCCGGGGGGCGATTGCCGCGTTGTTCCCGGACAAGGACGTGGCCGGTAATCCGATCACCTACAAGGGCGATATCACGATGTTTGGCGGTTCGGGCGTGCACACTGATTTCGGTGGTTCGATCCAGATGCTCACACCGGGTGGCGGCCAGGTCTTCGGCATCGAGGGCGCCGCACCACCGTCTACGGCTGGGGTGATCACCCAGGGCGCCGGAGATATCCAGCTGTATTCCATGGGCAGCATCCTGCTGGGTCAGAGCCGGATCATGACCACCTTTGGTGGTTCGATCATGGGCTGGTCGGCCGAGGGTGATATCAACGCCGGCCGAGGCTCCAAGACCACTGTGGTGTATACGCCGCCTCGGCGGATCTATGACAACTGGGGTAACGTCAGCCTGTCGCCATCGGTGCCGAGTACCGGTGCGGGTATTGCCACGCTTAACCCGATTCCAGAAGTACTGGCGGGGGATATCGACCTGATCGCACCGTTGGGCACCATCGATGCGGGAGAGGCGGGAATTCGGGTGTCGGGCAATATCAACATTGCGGCGTTGCGGGTGGTGAACGCGGCGAATATCCAGACTCAGGGCAAGTCGTCCGGGGTGCCGGTGTCGGCGGCGGTGAACACCGGGGCGATGACCTCGGCCAGTGCGGCGGGGGCGGCGGCGTCCCAGGCGGCGGAAGATGCGGCGCGTAATCAGCAGGCGGCGGCGCGCCAGGGCAGGGCGTCGATTGTCACGGTTGAGGTGTTGGGGTTTGGCACGGAGCCGGTGCAGCGTGGGCCGGATTCGGCTTCGACGTCGCCGGTTTATAACCCGGACAGTCCGGTGCAGGTGCTTGGGGCTGGGCCATTGAGTGACCAGGCGCGGGCGCAGTTGACGGATGAGGAGCGGCGGCAGATCAGTTTGTAGGGTTTTTAGGGACCTCTCGTTGTATTTGGGGCGATCATTGATCGCCCATTTTTTTTGGGGTTGGGTTGGGTACATATCCGTTTTTTTGGTTATGGCGGCTATTGGTTCCGCTCTTACAGCGGCTCACTTTTGAGAAGCGCAAAAGTAAGCAAAACGCTCTTGCCCCACCACTCGGTGCCTCGCCTAGGCTCGGCATGCCCGCACGCAGGCATTGCTCCGTGGGCCCGCCGCGATCGGCCATCCATGGCCGTGTCGCGGCTACCCCGGCATCCATGCCGGGGTGCCCACTGCGCAATACCTGCGTGCGGCCATCGTGGTTTAACGGGGCGCCTAAGATCACAATCAAAAGCACGGCGGCCTGAAAGCCGACCTGAGTGGTAGAAGCAAAGGCAAGGGCCAGAGCGAAAGCAGATCTGCTTTTCTGTGGGAGCTGGCTTGCCTGCATCGCAGCATAGGTATCTACACATTTCTTGAATCCCCTGAAAACCTGTAGCCGCTGCCGAGGTACGAGGCTGCGATGGGTGGCGCAGCCGCCCCTGGGGCGATCCTGCGGACCGCTTCGCAGCCTCGTACCTCGGCAGCGGCTACAGAAAATCAGGTCCCCAAGCAATTGCGTAGATGCCATCGCAGGCAAGCCAGCTCCCACAGTAGACCGTGCCGGCTTTTGATTTTGCCTTCGCTTCACACCACTCAAGCCGGCCGGTAGGCCGCTGTGTTCTTGATCTGCTTTTGATTTTGATCTGAGGCGCCCCGTTAAACCACGATGGCTGAACGCAGGTATTACGCAGTGGGTAAACCGGCAGGACGCCGGTTTAGCCGCACTGGGCCAGGGATGGCCCATTGCGGCGGCCCACGGAGTAATGCCGGAGTGAGGGCACACCGAGCCTGGGCGAGGTGCCGAGTGGTGGGGCAAGAGCGTTTTGCTTACTTTTGACTGGGCCGGCATTCCGGCTGTTCAAAAGTGAGCCGCTGTAAGAGCGGAACCAATAGCCGCCGTGACCGCAACAACGGATATGTACACCCCCCTCCAACAACCCCCGAATGAAGCTTTTATGACAAAAGTTCGGTAGCCCCCAGCCACTCCCGTCTTGCCTATGTAACGCGCTTGAGGAGGCCGCAAGGCAACTTTCCGGCCAGTGACAAGATGCCAGGAGTGGAGCAAATGGGCACTATGGAACGCTACTCGAAAGTGGGTATGCAGGAGCTGGATCAGCGCCTGTCAAAAATCGTCGAAGCCGCCCGAAAAAAGCCGGTCTCGGTCTATCGCTACGGCGCACCCTGGGTCTGGATCGTCTCCCAGGACGACTGGCAAGGCGCCTTGAAAGAAGTCTCCAGCTACATCCCCGCAGGCCACTCGCTGGTGCTGCTGCGCCCGCAGATCGACGACGTGTTCGACCAACACCGCGACCTGCTCCAGGCCCTCAACGTCGAGCCCGGTCTGGTGATCGCGCCGCGCACAGTGCTGCAAGTCCTCCTGCTGCAACTGCTCTATTCAGTGCCCAGCGAGCAGCAACTGCACGAGCAGCTCAATTACAACCTGCTGTTCCGCTGGTTCGTCGGCTTGGACCTGAGCCAGAAAGTCTGGAGCGCCACCACCTTGCGGCGCGACATCGCCACGCTGCTGGACGACCCGCGCGCGGTACAGCTGATCCAGAAAATCATCGGTGAAGTGTTCTGCGGCGCCTTGCTGCACATGCCGGAGTTCTCGCTGAACTTCGCCCTGCTGCACACCTGGCTGGCGCGTCACGGCGCTACCTCGACCACTAGCAATTGAGTCGGCCAAACGCTGTTCAAACAGCGACGGCCAGTTCCCGGCATCCGGGTATTTCGAGCATTTCAGGGGGCGGTGTGGAGCATCTGTTCAAGTCAACGTGGCCGCTCGGTACCGGGCGTTGCCTGGCGCTGTGCTGGTTGGCGCTGGGGGCGCTGGCGCAGCCGGTGCAAGCTGAGGAGGAGGGCGCCCAGCCTGAGACACCCGCGCGTCTGGTGGACGTCAATGAGTACTTCGTGCGCGGTAATACCGTACTTGATGCGCGGGCCATCGAGGAGGCGGTGTATCCGTTTCTGGGGCCGCAAAAGTCCCTGGGGGATATCGAAGGCGCCCGTGATGCCTTGCAGAAGATCTACCAGGAACGTGGCTACCAGTCGGTGTTTGTCGAGCTGCCGGAGCAGAAGGTCGATGACGGCATCGTCTACCTGCAGGTCAGCGAAACCAAGGTGGGCCGGGTACGGGTGGTGGGTGCCAAACATTATTCGCCGGTAGAAATTCGCGATGAAGTGCCGGCGTTGAAGGAAGGCGCTGTACCGGATTTTGCCCGCGTGCAAACCCAACTGGCCGGCCTCAATCGGGGGGCCGGGCGCCAGGTTACGCCGCTGGTTCGCGAAGGCCAGCGCCCGGGCACCATGGACGTTGATCTGCAAGTGGAAGACCAGAATCCCTGGCACGCCAGCATCGGCCTGAACAACGACTACAGTGCCGACACCGAGAAGCTGCGCAGCGTTGCCACCCTGGGTTACGACAACCTCTGGCAACTGGGCCACAGCATTTCCCTGACCTACTTCACCGCACCCCAGGACAGTTCCAATGCCAAGGTCTGGTCGGGTTCCTACAGCGCACCGCTGAACGAGCGCTGGACCCTGCAATTCTCCGGTTATCAGTCCGATAGCAATATCGCCACCATCGGCGGCAGCAATGTGTTGGGCAAGGGCCATTCCTATGGTGTGTCGGCAATCTACAACCTGCCGGCCAGCGCCAACTGGGCCAACTCCTTGTCGGTGGGCGTGGACTTCAAGGACTTCGACGAGCAGATGCGTTTCGGTGGCAGCAGCGACCAGATCCCGCTGAAGTACGCGCCAATGACCTTTGGCTACAACGGCTTTCGCTACAACGAAAACTCGCAGTTGGGGCTTGGCCTGAACCTAGTGGTCGGCACCCGCAGCTTTTTCGGCTACGGCAGCGACGACAAGGAATTCCAGTACAAACGCGACAAGGCCAGTGCCAGTTTTGCCGTGCTCAAGGGCGACCTGAATTACACCTACACCTTCGCCAATGACTGGCAATCGGCATCCAAGGCCGGTTTTCAGTTGGCGTCCGGGCCGCTGGTTTCCAACGAGCAGTATTCCGCCGGTGGCGCCACCTCGATACGTGGCTACCTCGCTGCCGAGCGCACCGGGGACGAAGGCTTCCTGTTGTCCCAGGAGCTGCGCACGCCCTCCCTGGCCAAATTCCTCAGCAGTTATGTGCAGGAGTGGCGCTTCTATGCGTTCGCCGAAGGTTCACGCCTGCGCCTGCACGACCCGCTGCCCGAGCAGGAAGACGAATACAGCCTGGCCAGTGTCGGCCTGGGCACCCGCGCCAGTTTGAGTAAATGGTTATCCGGCAGCCTGGATTGGGGCTACCCGCTGCTTGATGGACCGAACACCCAGAAACAGGACTCGCGACTGCACTTCAGTGTGCAGGCGACTTTCTGACCCTTTTGACGGAGATCCCTTCACATGCAACGCCTATTTCTGAGCCTGTTGATCTGCCTGGGTTTCGTACTCCCGGCCACCGCCCATGCCTGGTGGCAGGACGATTGGCACTACCGCAAACAGATCTCAGTGGACACCACCGCACAAGGTGCGGCGATCAGCCAGGCCCTGGGTCGTACTGCGCTGTTGGTGCGCCTGCACACCGGTAACTTCACCTTCGACGGGGTCAAGGACGACGGTTCCGACCTGCGCTTTGTCAGTGCCGATGATAAGACCGTGTTCAACCACCAGATCGAAAGCTTTGACCCGTTGATGGGCATGGCATTGATTTGGGTCGACGTGCCCAAGGTCGAAGGCGCCCAGCGCCAGGACCTGTGGATGTACTACGGCAACCAGAAGGCGGCGGCCACGGCCAACGGCCAGTTGACCTTCGATCCGAACTACACCGCGCTCTACCATTTCGACGGTTCCAACGGTATGCCGCCACGGGACACCACGGCGTATGGCAATACCGCGTTGAACGCCACCGGTGCCAGTATCGACGGGGTGATCGGCCGCGCGCTGCAGTTCAGCGGCCAACCGTTGCTGTTGCCGGCCAGCCCATCGTTGCAGCACAACGCTG is a genomic window of Pseudomonas sp. ADAK18 containing:
- a CDS encoding transposase; amino-acid sequence: MQELDQRLSKIVEAARKKPVSVYRYGAPWVWIVSQDDWQGALKEVSSYIPAGHSLVLLRPQIDDVFDQHRDLLQALNVEPGLVIAPRTVLQVLLLQLLYSVPSEQQLHEQLNYNLLFRWFVGLDLSQKVWSATTLRRDIATLLDDPRAVQLIQKIIGEVFCGALLHMPEFSLNFALLHTWLARHGATSTTSN
- a CDS encoding ShlB/FhaC/HecB family hemolysin secretion/activation protein, whose protein sequence is MEHLFKSTWPLGTGRCLALCWLALGALAQPVQAEEEGAQPETPARLVDVNEYFVRGNTVLDARAIEEAVYPFLGPQKSLGDIEGARDALQKIYQERGYQSVFVELPEQKVDDGIVYLQVSETKVGRVRVVGAKHYSPVEIRDEVPALKEGAVPDFARVQTQLAGLNRGAGRQVTPLVREGQRPGTMDVDLQVEDQNPWHASIGLNNDYSADTEKLRSVATLGYDNLWQLGHSISLTYFTAPQDSSNAKVWSGSYSAPLNERWTLQFSGYQSDSNIATIGGSNVLGKGHSYGVSAIYNLPASANWANSLSVGVDFKDFDEQMRFGGSSDQIPLKYAPMTFGYNGFRYNENSQLGLGLNLVVGTRSFFGYGSDDKEFQYKRDKASASFAVLKGDLNYTYTFANDWQSASKAGFQLASGPLVSNEQYSAGGATSIRGYLAAERTGDEGFLLSQELRTPSLAKFLSSYVQEWRFYAFAEGSRLRLHDPLPEQEDEYSLASVGLGTRASLSKWLSGSLDWGYPLLDGPNTQKQDSRLHFSVQATF